One Kitasatospora sp. MAP12-44 DNA segment encodes these proteins:
- a CDS encoding alpha/beta hydrolase, translating into MTDTATVLVLPGYQNSGPAHWQSHWEQEHPAYLRVEQEDWDAPQLDSWVATLDRAVALAPPGPVVLVAHSLGCITVAHWATRQEQLAGQVSDGQVIGRQVIGALLVAPADIDTVDIAELKNFRPVPLRPLPFPSIVVSSSNDPYADPERSRLFAESWGSRLVALGSLGHINSDSAMGSWPEGQALLAELLATAG; encoded by the coding sequence GTGACCGACACCGCCACCGTTCTCGTCCTGCCCGGCTACCAGAACTCGGGCCCCGCCCACTGGCAGAGCCACTGGGAGCAGGAGCACCCCGCCTATCTGCGCGTCGAGCAGGAGGACTGGGACGCTCCGCAACTCGACAGCTGGGTCGCCACCCTGGACCGGGCAGTCGCCCTGGCCCCGCCCGGCCCGGTGGTGCTGGTCGCCCACAGCCTCGGCTGCATCACCGTCGCCCACTGGGCGACCCGGCAGGAGCAGCTCGCTGGGCAGGTGAGCGATGGGCAGGTGATCGGCCGGCAGGTGATCGGCGCGCTGCTGGTCGCGCCCGCCGACATCGACACGGTGGACATCGCCGAGCTGAAGAACTTCCGGCCCGTGCCACTGCGGCCGCTGCCGTTCCCCAGCATCGTGGTCAGCAGCAGCAACGACCCCTACGCCGACCCCGAGCGCTCCCGGCTGTTCGCCGAGAGCTGGGGCTCGCGCCTGGTCGCCCTCGGCTCGCTCGGCCACATCAACAGTGACTCCGCGATGGGCAGTTGGCCCGAGGGCCAGGCCCTGCTCGCCGAACTCCTCGCCACCGCAGGCTGA
- a CDS encoding DUF397 domain-containing protein — protein sequence MQVDLTSAPWRKSTYSNGSGGCVEVADGYADLMPVRDSKDPEGPALVFPVASFAAFVAGVKAGDFGAV from the coding sequence ATGCAGGTTGACCTGACTAGCGCTCCCTGGCGCAAGAGCACTTACAGTAACGGGAGTGGCGGATGCGTCGAGGTGGCGGACGGCTATGCCGACCTCATGCCCGTCCGTGACTCCAAGGACCCTGAGGGCCCCGCGCTGGTATTCCCCGTTGCTTCCTTCGCTGCGTTCGTGGCGGGCGTCAAGGCGGGCGACTTCGGCGCCGTCTGA
- a CDS encoding helix-turn-helix transcriptional regulator, which produces MRRTEVDPASSPLAAFAVQLRRSREAKGLSQVAFGKLICFSDSWVSCVERATRVPTHSFAVSADRVLETGGTLELMWWNLKHSGLIEGFPEYMSKEAEATVIRLVEFRMIPGLLQTTEYAQAWEAGNIRRGSATQTQVDDRVSILAARQRQLDREPAPILHAVVDEGCLLRPIGGCAVMARQLRHLENLAQLANVIIQVSPYSLAADHPFTHPMVLLTMSNRAMVGYMETVKRGYLERDAEEVGTWDRDYDRLQIEALPQAASLSMIREVRKELESHAG; this is translated from the coding sequence ATGCGCCGAACCGAAGTTGACCCTGCGTCATCTCCACTGGCTGCCTTCGCGGTACAGCTCCGCAGGTCACGGGAGGCGAAGGGGCTCTCGCAAGTCGCTTTCGGGAAGCTGATCTGCTTCTCCGACAGCTGGGTGAGTTGCGTCGAAAGAGCTACCCGCGTTCCCACCCACTCCTTCGCGGTGAGCGCGGACCGGGTGCTGGAGACCGGCGGAACGCTGGAGCTCATGTGGTGGAACCTCAAGCACAGCGGCCTGATTGAGGGGTTCCCCGAGTACATGAGCAAGGAGGCCGAGGCGACAGTCATTCGACTGGTCGAGTTCCGGATGATCCCAGGACTGTTGCAGACGACTGAGTACGCGCAGGCTTGGGAGGCGGGCAACATCCGGCGTGGCAGTGCCACGCAAACTCAAGTCGACGACCGCGTAAGCATCCTGGCCGCGCGGCAGCGTCAACTGGATCGAGAGCCGGCACCGATCCTCCATGCGGTGGTTGACGAGGGCTGCCTGCTTCGCCCCATCGGCGGCTGTGCGGTCATGGCCCGACAACTCCGGCACTTGGAAAACCTGGCGCAACTCGCGAATGTGATCATCCAGGTATCCCCCTACAGCCTGGCGGCCGATCACCCGTTCACGCATCCGATGGTCCTGTTGACCATGTCCAATCGAGCGATGGTCGGCTACATGGAGACCGTGAAAAGGGGTTACCTGGAGCGCGACGCCGAAGAGGTCGGGACCTGGGACAGGGACTACGATCGACTTCAAATTGAAGCGCTCCCGCAGGCTGCATCCCTGAGCATGATCCGAGAGGTACGGAAGGAACTTGAGAGCCATGCAGGTTGA
- a CDS encoding class I SAM-dependent methyltransferase — translation MSTHGTASHHAAADLPPLVRRALAAADAHGFANSCRPEQGLLIRALAGGASALIGESGTGCGVGLAWLASGAAPGVRLISVERDPVRAAVASAVFADQPHVEVVCGDWSELYGLGPFDLLVLDGGGQGKGVEPPADPVRLLTAHGTVVIDDFTPATTWPPLHEGQPDTARLYWLEHPALRATELRLAPDLSSVVATRRRP, via the coding sequence ATGTCCACGCACGGCACCGCCTCCCACCACGCCGCCGCCGACCTCCCGCCACTGGTACGGCGAGCACTCGCGGCCGCCGACGCGCACGGCTTCGCGAACTCCTGCCGCCCCGAACAGGGCCTGCTGATCCGCGCGTTGGCCGGCGGCGCGAGCGCACTGATCGGCGAGAGCGGGACCGGCTGCGGAGTCGGCCTGGCCTGGCTGGCGAGCGGCGCTGCGCCCGGCGTGCGGCTGATCAGCGTCGAGCGCGACCCGGTCCGCGCCGCCGTCGCCTCGGCGGTCTTCGCCGACCAGCCGCACGTCGAGGTGGTCTGCGGGGACTGGAGCGAGCTGTACGGCCTCGGCCCGTTCGACCTGCTGGTCCTCGACGGCGGCGGCCAGGGCAAGGGAGTCGAGCCACCCGCCGATCCCGTCCGGCTGCTCACCGCCCACGGCACCGTGGTCATCGACGACTTCACCCCCGCCACCACCTGGCCCCCGCTGCACGAGGGCCAGCCGGACACCGCCCGCCTGTACTGGCTGGAGCACCCGGCGCTACGAGCCACCGAACTGCGCCTCGCCCCGGACCTAAGCTCCGTGGTCGCCACCCGCCGCCGGCCTTGA
- a CDS encoding LD-carboxypeptidase, producing MTTPVHPPKPRPGDHVAIISPGSGLPGRLPLPYELGLRRLREEFGLLPVEYPATRLFGSTPQQRADDIHAAFADPRIKAVIATIGGDDQITVLPLLDKELIRANPKPFFGYSDNTNLLLFLRNLGIVSYHGASVMVELGRPGALHPLTAESLRAALFDSGSYQLRPAVEFGDVQRTWAEPATFDAEPAMEPGDGWRWHHADRVVEGLGWGGNLEILSWMLMADREIRPVEEYAGQVLYLETSEELPSADEVYRILRNMGERGLLRQFPAVLMARAKSWSLGQPLEPADRAAYREAQQEAVLRALATYAPDAMVVLDVDFGHTDPQLVIPCGGRIRVDGPARRITVDY from the coding sequence ATGACGACACCCGTGCACCCGCCCAAGCCGCGCCCCGGCGACCACGTCGCCATCATCTCGCCCGGGTCGGGCCTCCCCGGCCGGCTGCCGCTGCCGTACGAGCTGGGGCTGCGCCGGCTGCGCGAGGAGTTCGGGCTGCTGCCGGTCGAGTACCCGGCGACCCGGCTGTTCGGCTCGACGCCGCAGCAGCGCGCGGACGACATCCACGCCGCGTTCGCCGACCCGCGGATCAAGGCCGTCATCGCCACCATCGGCGGCGACGACCAGATCACCGTACTGCCGCTGCTGGACAAGGAGTTGATCCGGGCCAACCCCAAGCCGTTCTTCGGCTACAGCGACAACACCAACCTGCTGCTCTTCCTGCGCAACCTGGGCATCGTCAGCTACCACGGCGCCTCGGTGATGGTGGAGTTGGGCCGCCCGGGGGCGCTGCACCCGCTGACCGCCGAGTCGTTGCGCGCGGCGCTCTTCGACTCCGGGAGCTACCAGCTGCGGCCCGCGGTGGAGTTCGGTGACGTGCAACGCACCTGGGCCGAGCCGGCGACCTTCGACGCGGAGCCCGCGATGGAGCCCGGCGATGGCTGGCGCTGGCACCACGCGGACCGGGTGGTCGAGGGCCTGGGGTGGGGCGGCAACCTGGAAATCCTGTCCTGGATGCTGATGGCCGACCGGGAGATCCGACCGGTCGAGGAGTACGCGGGGCAGGTGCTCTATCTGGAGACCTCGGAGGAGCTGCCGAGCGCCGACGAGGTCTACCGGATCCTGCGCAACATGGGCGAGCGCGGACTGCTGCGCCAGTTCCCGGCGGTGCTGATGGCGCGGGCGAAGAGCTGGAGCCTCGGGCAGCCCCTGGAGCCGGCGGACCGCGCCGCCTACCGCGAGGCCCAGCAGGAGGCGGTGCTACGGGCGTTGGCGACTTACGCGCCGGACGCGATGGTGGTCCTCGACGTCGACTTCGGCCACACTGACCCGCAGCTGGTGATCCCCTGCGGCGGCCGGATCCGGGTGGACGGCCCGGCCCGCAGGATCACCGTCGACTACTGA
- a CDS encoding oxidoreductase — protein sequence MTDTQNADHARRWLITGANSGFGIAFARAALAAGDIVIAGVRRPESMAALIAEFPGRITALRLDVTDAEQCAQAVKSTVEEHGRIDVLVNNAGFGIVGALEETTEDELRNTMEVMFFGALRLTRLVLPHMRARRSGTIVQVTSMGGMLAFPGVSAYCAAKGALELASEALAGEVAPLGIKVLIVEPGAFRTEFAGPALKSAHMIEDYEPTVGAVRAGLSGSHGQQPGDPAKAAAALLAALDLPELPLRLALGEDAVTAIRGKLAAVGADLDATAALSLSTAIDA from the coding sequence ATGACGGACACTCAGAACGCTGACCACGCCCGCCGTTGGCTGATCACCGGCGCCAACAGCGGGTTCGGGATCGCCTTCGCGCGGGCTGCGCTGGCGGCCGGCGACATCGTGATTGCCGGGGTGCGGCGACCGGAGAGCATGGCGGCGCTGATCGCCGAGTTCCCGGGGCGGATCACGGCACTGCGGCTGGACGTGACCGATGCCGAGCAGTGCGCGCAGGCCGTGAAGAGCACGGTTGAGGAGCACGGGCGGATCGACGTGCTGGTCAACAACGCGGGGTTCGGAATCGTCGGTGCTCTCGAGGAGACCACCGAGGACGAGCTGCGCAACACGATGGAGGTGATGTTCTTCGGCGCGCTGCGGCTCACCCGCTTGGTGCTGCCGCACATGCGGGCCCGGCGCAGCGGGACGATCGTCCAGGTCACCAGCATGGGCGGGATGCTCGCCTTCCCCGGCGTCAGCGCCTACTGCGCCGCGAAGGGCGCCCTGGAGCTGGCCAGCGAGGCACTGGCCGGCGAGGTCGCGCCGCTGGGAATCAAGGTGCTGATCGTCGAACCGGGCGCCTTCCGCACCGAGTTCGCCGGACCGGCGCTGAAGTCCGCGCACATGATCGAGGACTACGAGCCCACAGTCGGCGCCGTCCGGGCCGGCCTCTCCGGCAGCCATGGCCAGCAGCCGGGCGACCCGGCCAAGGCGGCGGCCGCCCTGCTGGCCGCCCTGGACCTGCCCGAACTCCCCCTGCGCCTCGCTCTGGGCGAGGACGCGGTCACCGCGATCCGCGGCAAGCTGGCGGCCGTGGGCGCCGATCTGGACGCCACAGCCGCACTCAGCCTGAGCACCGCGATCGACGCCTGA
- a CDS encoding NAD(P)-dependent oxidoreductase, giving the protein MNVGFVGLGSMGREMAGQLLAAGHRVQVWNRSPLPVRALVGRGAQAADSLPEVLRNEVVVSMLSDDAAVESLLLDEELLAGAGAEVHVNMATVSPALAVRAAELHARHGIGYVAAPVLGRTDVAAAGNLNIIAAGASSLIDRVAPLFDAMGRTTWRLGERPELANVAKISANFLLVSAIEAFAEAAALAEASGLATEQLLAILTGTILPGPVYSGYGAMIAERRYEPAGFRLALGLKDIGLALDAGAEAGVPLPFGEVLRGALLSAVAHGDGDLDLAALGEAARRRAVQ; this is encoded by the coding sequence TTGAACGTCGGATTCGTCGGACTTGGCAGCATGGGCCGGGAGATGGCGGGGCAGCTGCTCGCCGCAGGTCACCGGGTGCAGGTCTGGAACCGTTCGCCGCTGCCGGTGCGGGCGCTGGTCGGGCGCGGGGCGCAGGCTGCCGACAGCCTGCCCGAGGTGCTGCGCAACGAGGTCGTGGTCTCGATGCTCTCGGACGACGCCGCGGTGGAGTCGCTGCTGCTCGACGAGGAGCTGCTGGCCGGCGCCGGGGCCGAGGTGCACGTCAACATGGCCACCGTCTCGCCGGCGCTGGCCGTCCGAGCCGCCGAGCTGCACGCCCGGCACGGCATCGGCTATGTCGCGGCGCCGGTGCTCGGACGGACCGACGTGGCCGCGGCCGGGAACCTCAACATCATTGCCGCTGGCGCCAGTTCGCTGATCGACCGGGTGGCGCCGCTGTTCGACGCGATGGGCCGCACCACCTGGCGGCTGGGCGAGCGGCCGGAGTTGGCCAATGTCGCCAAGATCAGCGCCAACTTCCTGCTGGTGTCGGCGATCGAGGCGTTCGCGGAGGCCGCCGCCCTCGCCGAGGCGTCCGGGCTGGCTACCGAACAGCTGCTCGCGATCCTGACCGGCACCATCCTGCCCGGCCCGGTCTACTCCGGCTACGGCGCGATGATCGCCGAACGCCGGTACGAGCCGGCCGGGTTCCGGCTCGCGCTCGGCCTCAAGGACATCGGCCTCGCGCTGGACGCGGGCGCCGAGGCCGGGGTCCCGCTGCCGTTCGGCGAGGTGCTGCGCGGGGCGCTGCTCTCGGCCGTGGCGCACGGGGACGGCGACCTCGACCTCGCCGCGCTCGGGGAGGCCGCCCGCCGCCGGGCTGTCCAATGA
- a CDS encoding GNAT family N-acetyltransferase, translating to MDTDVQRFAVANLRRRPLVVETAGFVAGFDPGTTSPYINYATPLPGAEPTAADVAALIAAFRDHGLKPRLEFAPDAAPAVEPALREAGFTREAVHEYLLCTPATLAVPQAGPGRPVVEIPATDEDFTAIDGALAEAFSGEFASSPEGAARLRRTHESGGAVRFVRSPDGGCAGGAMTSAPAVGTSELAGVGTRPAFRGRGIAAAVTAALAEAMFAGGAESVWLEYSGEGSRRVYERVGFQPHGTRLYVSLAE from the coding sequence GTGGACACCGACGTCCAGCGCTTTGCCGTCGCCAACCTCCGCCGCCGCCCCCTGGTCGTCGAGACCGCGGGCTTTGTCGCGGGGTTCGACCCCGGCACCACCAGCCCGTACATCAACTACGCGACGCCGCTGCCCGGCGCCGAGCCGACCGCTGCCGACGTCGCAGCCCTGATCGCGGCCTTCCGCGACCACGGGCTCAAGCCCCGCCTGGAGTTCGCCCCCGACGCCGCCCCCGCCGTGGAGCCCGCCCTGCGCGAGGCCGGCTTCACCCGGGAGGCGGTGCACGAGTACCTGCTCTGCACGCCCGCCACACTGGCCGTGCCGCAGGCTGGTCCTGGCCGGCCGGTCGTGGAGATCCCAGCCACCGACGAGGACTTCACGGCGATCGACGGAGCCTTGGCCGAGGCCTTCTCGGGTGAGTTCGCCTCCTCCCCGGAGGGCGCGGCCCGGCTGCGCCGGACCCATGAATCGGGCGGCGCCGTCCGCTTCGTCCGTTCCCCCGACGGCGGTTGCGCGGGCGGAGCGATGACCTCCGCACCGGCCGTCGGGACCTCGGAACTGGCCGGGGTCGGGACGCGCCCGGCCTTCCGCGGCCGGGGCATCGCCGCCGCCGTCACCGCGGCGCTCGCCGAGGCGATGTTCGCCGGCGGCGCGGAATCCGTCTGGCTCGAGTACTCGGGCGAGGGCTCGCGCCGGGTCTACGAGCGGGTCGGATTCCAGCCGCACGGGACCCGGCTGTACGTGTCGCTCGCGGAGTAG
- a CDS encoding phospholipase C, phosphocholine-specific gives MSPISRRALLGSAAASGAALGLGALPGTVQQALAAPAVPGTLDDVEHVVVLMQENRSFDHYFGTLNGVRGYGDTSRVRFPGGSDVLQQKMLGTVGGTSLLPWHLDTSTSDAQRIFDLDHSWAGTHSAWANGQYNNWIPAKTWYTMGYYNRQDIPFQYALADNFTVCDQYFCSALTSTDPNRLYLWSGMIDPNGTAGGPATDNTKSGFTWTTYPERLQAAGISWKVYQQQDNFDDNALAWFKSFQSAATDSPLYINGMARRGADDFANDVANGTLPAVSWVVAPTAQSEHPNYPPAQGADFTSSYVLQALAANPEVWAKTVVLLNYDENDGFFDHVVPPVAPDGTPDEFVAGVPIGLGPRVPMIVISPWSRGGKVNSEVFDHTSVLRFLENWTGVKETNISAWRRTVCGDLMSAFDFTTSNRTFPALPDTKQLLADLAQQDKLLLPPLFPPIIQRQPQVEPGDRPSLPTGYRFGSSSRTDTSTGQLWITLDNLGTLGAGISMYVVNFRQFGAWRYTLPVGGSVSDFFSALGVSGGPYDIDAHGPDGFLRGYKGDVRTWTNTAKGHPEVSSVETPGGVQITLSNQGSSPVVFTIGVNSAFGAPSSTPRTVTVQPGGSAQDALVPTAAGRYDYTVTADTGDGFERRFAGRLQP, from the coding sequence GTGTCCCCGATCTCCCGTCGCGCGCTGCTCGGTTCTGCCGCTGCCTCAGGCGCCGCGCTCGGCCTCGGTGCACTGCCCGGCACCGTCCAGCAGGCGCTGGCCGCTCCGGCGGTGCCCGGCACACTGGACGACGTCGAGCATGTCGTGGTGCTCATGCAGGAGAACCGCTCGTTCGACCACTACTTCGGCACCCTGAACGGCGTGCGCGGCTACGGCGACACCTCGCGGGTGCGCTTCCCGGGCGGCTCGGACGTGCTGCAGCAGAAGATGCTCGGCACGGTCGGCGGCACCTCGCTGCTGCCCTGGCACCTGGACACCTCCACCAGCGACGCCCAGCGGATCTTCGACCTGGACCACTCCTGGGCCGGCACCCACAGCGCGTGGGCCAACGGCCAGTACAACAACTGGATCCCGGCCAAGACCTGGTACACCATGGGCTACTACAACCGCCAGGACATCCCGTTCCAGTACGCGCTCGCGGACAACTTCACCGTCTGCGACCAGTACTTCTGCTCGGCGCTGACCTCCACCGACCCGAACCGGCTCTACCTCTGGTCCGGCATGATCGACCCGAACGGCACCGCCGGCGGCCCGGCCACCGACAACACCAAGAGCGGCTTCACCTGGACCACCTACCCGGAGCGGCTGCAGGCGGCCGGCATCTCCTGGAAGGTCTACCAGCAGCAGGACAACTTCGACGACAACGCGCTCGCCTGGTTCAAGTCGTTCCAGAGCGCCGCGACCGACTCGCCGCTCTACATCAACGGCATGGCCCGCCGGGGCGCCGACGACTTCGCCAACGACGTCGCCAACGGCACGCTCCCGGCGGTCAGTTGGGTGGTCGCCCCGACCGCGCAGTCCGAGCACCCCAACTACCCGCCGGCGCAGGGCGCGGACTTCACCTCCTCGTACGTGCTGCAGGCGCTGGCCGCCAACCCGGAGGTCTGGGCGAAGACCGTCGTGCTGCTCAACTACGACGAGAACGACGGCTTCTTCGACCACGTGGTACCCCCGGTGGCGCCGGACGGCACACCGGACGAGTTCGTGGCCGGCGTCCCGATCGGCCTCGGGCCGCGCGTGCCGATGATCGTCATCTCGCCCTGGAGTCGCGGCGGCAAGGTCAACTCCGAGGTCTTCGACCACACTTCGGTGCTGCGCTTCCTGGAGAACTGGACCGGCGTCAAGGAGACCAACATCTCCGCGTGGCGGCGCACCGTCTGCGGCGACCTGATGTCGGCCTTCGACTTCACCACCAGCAACCGGACCTTCCCCGCGCTGCCGGACACCAAGCAGCTGCTCGCCGACCTGGCCCAGCAGGACAAGCTGCTGCTGCCGCCGCTCTTCCCGCCGATCATCCAGCGGCAGCCGCAGGTCGAGCCGGGCGACCGCCCGTCGCTGCCGACCGGCTACCGCTTCGGCTCCTCCTCGCGCACCGACACCTCCACCGGCCAGCTCTGGATCACCTTGGACAACCTGGGCACGCTGGGCGCGGGCATCTCGATGTACGTGGTGAACTTCCGCCAGTTCGGCGCCTGGCGCTACACCCTGCCGGTCGGCGGCAGCGTCAGCGACTTCTTCAGCGCGCTCGGCGTCAGCGGCGGCCCGTACGACATCGACGCGCACGGACCGGACGGGTTCCTGCGCGGCTACAAGGGCGACGTCCGGACCTGGACCAACACCGCCAAGGGCCACCCGGAGGTCTCCTCGGTCGAGACCCCGGGCGGCGTGCAGATCACTCTCAGCAACCAGGGCAGCAGTCCGGTGGTCTTCACCATCGGCGTCAACTCGGCCTTCGGAGCGCCTTCTTCGACGCCCCGCACGGTCACCGTGCAGCCCGGCGGCAGCGCGCAGGACGCGCTCGTACCGACCGCCGCCGGACGGTACGACTACACGGTCACCGCCGACACCGGCGACGGCTTCGAGCGCCGCTTCGCGGGTCGCCTGCAGCCGTAG
- a CDS encoding nitroreductase/quinone reductase family protein, which produces MSERLQYNQSVIDEFRSAEGVVGGNFAGVPLLLLTTTGARSKEPRTMPMAYATDGDRLVVFAANGGRENHPGWYHNLVADPSALVEVGTETYRVTATVTEGAERERLVAQQVLRAPLFAQFQEQAAPRQIPVVTLTRVDA; this is translated from the coding sequence ATGTCAGAACGCTTGCAGTACAACCAGTCGGTGATCGACGAGTTCCGCAGCGCCGAGGGCGTGGTGGGCGGAAACTTCGCGGGCGTTCCCCTCCTCCTGCTGACCACCACCGGTGCCCGCAGCAAGGAGCCGCGCACCATGCCGATGGCGTATGCGACGGACGGCGACCGGCTGGTGGTGTTCGCGGCCAACGGCGGCCGGGAGAACCACCCTGGCTGGTACCACAACCTGGTGGCGGACCCGTCGGCCCTGGTCGAGGTCGGCACGGAGACCTACCGGGTGACCGCGACGGTGACCGAGGGCGCGGAGCGCGAGCGGCTGGTGGCCCAGCAGGTGTTGCGTGCACCGCTGTTCGCGCAGTTCCAGGAGCAGGCCGCGCCGCGGCAGATCCCGGTCGTGACGCTGACGCGCGTGGATGCCTGA